GCGCACGCAGACCGATCTGCACCACGCGGTCACAGTCCAGCAGGCCTTCTTCGACAGCGCGACGGAAGGTCGTGCCGTGGGCGATTTTCTCGCCAAACATGTGATCGTTGACGTCAGCGTGGGCGTCGATGTGTACCAGACCGACCTTGCCATGCTTTTTATGGATGGCGCGCAGGATCGGCAGGGTGATGGTGTGGTCGCCACCCAGGGTCATCGGGATGACGTTGTGCTCGAGGATGTTGTCGTAGGCTTCTTCGATGATGCGCACGGCGTCGAGCAGGTTGAAGGTGTTGATCGCCACGTCACCGATGTCGGCAACCGACAGCGAGTCGAACGGCGCCGCGCCGGTGGCCATGTTGTACGGGCGGATCATCACCGATTCGGCGCGGATGTCGCGTGGCCCGAAGCGGGTGCCGGGGCGCAGCGAAGTACCGATGTCCAGTGGCACGCCAACGAAGGCAGCGTCCAGACCGGCAGCGGTCGGTACATGGGGGAGTCGGAGCATGGTGGCGATGCCGCCGAAGCGCGGCATTTCGTTGCCGCCCAGTGGTTGGTGAAGAATCTTGTCCACGGGAAAGGCCTCATCGTCTTTGTTTTATTTATGTCGGCGCACCGTTCAGCAAAGGGGCCGGGCGCCGCTGTGGGGCCGATGATGCGAAATGTAGTCAGGCGGAAGAATCGCTACGGGCAAATACTTAGTTCAGATTTTTCTAAACTAATGCCGAGGCCCGGGATAGACTCGTTGCCATCGATGAACCCCCTGTAGGAGCTGCCGAAGGCTGCGATCTTTTGATCTTTTTCAAGATCAGGATCAAAAGATCGCAGCCTTCGGCAGCTCCTCCATTGGATGATGTGTGGACTTCTTATGGCCAACGCTTTACCCGACCTGAAACTATTGCGCATCTTCGTCAGCGTCGTACGTCATCAGGGTTTCGCCAACGCGCAACAGGAACTCAACCTGTCGACTTCGGCGATCAGCACCTACATGAGCCAGCTCGAAGCCGCGCTCGGTCTGGTGCTGTGTCATCGCGGCCGTGGCGGGTTCAGCCTGACCAGCAAGGGGGAGTTGTTCCATCAGGAAACCCTGCGCCTATTGGCCGAACTCGAAGGCTTCGAGCAATACGCCGCCGCGCTCAAAGGCGAACTGCGCGGCACGCTCAACCTCGGGGTGATCGACTCGACCGTCAGCGACAAGGCCTTGCCGTTCGCCGAAGCCATCGGCGCCTATAGCCAGGAACACCCGGCGGTGCATTTGCATTTGTCGGTGATGAGCCCGTACGAACTGCAACTCGGTGTGCAAGACAACCGTCTCGACCTGGCCATCGGTGCGTTTTCCACGCGCATGAGCGGTCTGGTCTATATGCCTCTGTACCGCGAGCAGCACTGGCTCTATTGCAGCAGCCGTCACCCGTTGTTCAACGAGCGGCGCATTCCCGAACAAGTCATCACCCAGCAGCGCATGGTCGGGCGCGGTTATTGGAGTCAGGCGGAACTCGCCCGCCACGGTTTCAAGCACAGCGCCGCGACCGTGGAAAGTATGGAAGCGCAGCTGATTCTGGTGCTGTCCGGCGCCTACATCGGTTATTTGCCGGAACACTACGCGCAAGCCTGGGCCGACAAGGGGGATCTGCGCGTGCTGTTGCCGGCGACCTTCGGTTATCAGGCGCCGTTCTCGATGATCATGCGCCGGGGCCGTAGCCGTGAGCCGCTGATCCAGACGTTCCGCGATTTGCTCAAAGCCCAGCTCAATCAGGCCTAAGAATAATGTCCAGACCCCAATGCCCGCGCTGCCTGCGCCCACAAACCCATTGCCTGTGCGCGCTGATCCCCAGTCTCGACAGCCGCACCCGGGTGTTGCTGTTGCAGCATCCAAGTGAGGTCAGTCATGCACTCAATACCGCGCGGCTGGCGGCGCTCGGTTTGACCAATGCCGAACTGATCGTCGGTGAGGTGTTCGAGGATTTGCCGACGCTGTTGAACCGGCCGGGGTATCAGGCGCGTTTGCTGTTTCCCGCCGACGATGCGCAGCCGATGCAGGCCTACGGCGAGTCTGAGCAACCGCTGTTGCTGGTGGTGCCGGACGGCACCTGGCGCAAGGCGCGCAAGATGCTGCACCTCAATCCGCTGTTGGCGGCGTTGCCACGGGTGACGCTGGCCGAGGGTGGCGTGTCGCGGTATCGGTTGCGCAAGGCGCCGGGGCCGGGGGCGCTGTCGACGGTTGAGGCGATTGTGCAGGCGTTGCAGACGCTTGAGCCGTCGGCGTCATTCGAGCCGTTGCTCAAACCGTTCGAGGCGTTGATCGAGGGGCAGATTGCGGCGATGGGTGCAGAGACGTTTCAGCGTAATCATGCTGAAAAATAGTCGGTGTTCTTTCTGGCCTCATCGCTGGCAAGCCAGCTCCCACAGGTTCAGAGGTGTTCACAGGTTTTGTGGTCGACACGGACACTGTGGGAGCTGGCTTGCCAGCGATGGGGCCAGTCAATTCACCACAAAATCCGGATATCTCTAGCGTTCGCGCATCGCCTCTGTCCGGGCTTTCAGCACGGGTTTGAGCAAGTAATCCAGCACACTTTTCTCCCCGGTAATGATGTCCACCGTCGCCACCATCCCCGGAATGATCAGCAACGGTTTTGCATCCCCGCCCAAGTGGTTTTTATCGGTGCGTACCTGAATCAGGTAAAAGCTGTTGCCCTTGTCATCGGTAATCGTGTCGGCACCGATCAACTCAAGCTTGGCGCTCAACCCGCCGTAGATCGTGTAGTCGTACGCACTGAACTTGACCATGGCTTTCTGGCCCGGATGCAGGAATGCCACGTCCTGCGGACGCACCTTGGCTTCGATCAGCAGGTTGTCTTCCAGCGGCACGATTTCGACCATGTCGCTACCCGGCTGGACCACGCCGCCGATGGTGTTGACCTTCATTTGCTTGATCACCCCGCGGACTGGCGAAGTCACGGTGGTGCGGCTGACGCGGTCGTCGATGGCGATGCTCGACGCGGTGATTTTCGACAGGTCGGTGCGTTTCTCGTTCAGCTCCTTGGCGGCCTCGGAGCGGAAGGTCTGCTCCGACTCGTCGATCTTGCTGCGGATCTCGGCAATCGCCGATTCAGCCCGGGGAATCGCCAGTGTGGTCGCATTCAGCGAACCACGGATTTCCACCGCACTGCGCTTGAGCCGCAGGATTTCCACCGGCGACACCGCGCCGGTTTTCACCAGTGGTTCGGACATGTTCATCTCTTGTTGCAACAGCGCCAGGCTTGAGCTGAACTGGCCCTGCTTGGAGCGAAACTCAGCCAGTTCCTGAGTCTTCTGCCGCAGCTGTTCGCTGAGGGTGCGTTGTTCGCTGGCCAGCCGCCGTTGGCGTTGTTCGTACAGCGAGCGTTCGTCTTCGGCGACTTGCGGTGCCTTGGCGATCACTTCATCGGAGAGCTTGAACGGCCGGCCTTCAGACTCCGCCGACAAGCGTTCGACCTGCGCGGTCAGCGCATAACGGTCGGCCTCGCTCTCACCCTTGTTCGAGCGAAACCGCGTGTCATCCAGGCGCAGCAGGGTGTCGCCCTTGTTCACCATCTGCCCTTCGCGGACAAAAAGCTCGGTGACGATCCCGCCCTCAAGGTTCTGGATCACTTGAACCTTGCTCGACGGAATCGCCTTGCCTTCGCCCATGGTCACCTCTTCAAGCACCGCGAACTTGGCCCAGACCAGTGCGCTGATCAGCAGGCCCGCCGCCAGCCACACGGTAATCCGCGACCAGCGCGGCGAATCCTGCAACGAGGCGCCGGCGGTTTCCGGCATGAACTCGGCCTCGGCGCTTTTGCCGAAGCTGTCGAAGTAGCCGCGTGATTTGCCATCGGATGCAGCAGACATGACTTACTCCTAGACTGCCGCCGAGCCGACACGGCCCTTGCGCAGTGCATCGATGACTGCTTCTTTCGGGCCGTCAGCGACGACCCGGCCGTTGTCCAGCACCAGCAAGCGATCCACCAGACTCAGCATCGAGGTGCGGTGGGTGACCAGCAGCAGGGTTTTGCCTTGTACCCAGCCATGCAGTTTCTGGCGCAGCAGGTCTTCGCTGCTGTTGTCCATGGCGCTGGTGGGTTCGTCGAGCAGCATGATCGGTGGATCGAGCAGCAACGCCCGGGCCAGCAACACCGCTTGACGTTGGCCGCCGGAGAGCAACTGTCCGCGCTCGCCCACCGGCCGGTCGAAACCTTGCGGATGCTGGCGTGCGAGTTCAGTGACGCCGGTCAGTTCGGCGACTTCCAGCATGCGTGAATCGCTGATGTAGCGCGCGCCGAGGGTCAGGTTGTCGCGCAGGCTACCGGCCAGCAGTGGCAGGTCATGGGCTACGTAACCGATTTGTTGGCGCAGGTCGGCGACATCCAGTTGCCGCAGGTCGAGGCCGTCGAGCAGCAACTGACCTTCCTCGGGTTCGTAAAAACCCATCACCAGCCGCGCCAGGGTGCTTTTACCCGAACCGCTGCGGCCGATGATGCCGACCCGTTCACCAGGTTTCAGGCTGAAACTGACGTTGCTCAGGGCCGGTGCATTCTGGCCGTTGTAGTGGAACGTCACGCCGTTGACGTCGAGGGCGCCTTGCAGTTGTGTGCGCTCCAGTGGCCGCTGTTTGCCGTCACGCTCCTGGGGCAGGGCCATCAGCGCATCGGTGCTTTTCATGGTCAGTTGCGCTTGCTGGTAGCGGGTGATCAGCCCGGCGATCTGCCCCAGTGGCGCCAGCACGCGACTGCCGAGCATGTACGTCGCGACCAGCGCGCCGACGCTGAGGTTGCCGGCAATGATGCTGTAGACCCCGGCGACAATCGTCGCCATTCCCGAGAACTGCTGAATGAACAGCGTGCCGTTGGTGGCCAGCGCCGAGAGGTTGCGCGCGTGGCTGTCGAGACGGGTGAGGGCGCCGTGGGTGCTTTCCCATTTGTGCTGGCGCTCGCTTTCGGCACTGCACGCCTTGAGTGTTTCCAGGCCGCCGAGGGTTTCGATCAGCAGCGCCTGGCGTTCAGCGCCGAGGCTCAGACTCTTCTGCACCGTGTCGCGAAGGCGCACCTGAATGATCATCGCGAAGATGATGGTCAGTGGAAACGCCAGCAGCGGAATCACCACCAGCCAGCCGCCGAGCAGGCCGATCACCACCAGCATCAACACCACGAAGGGCAGGTCGATCAGGCTGGTCAGGGTTACCGCTGTGAGGAATTCACGCAGGCCCTGAAAGTCGTGAATGCTCTGGGCGAAACCGCCGATGGTCGCCGGCCGCGCCTTCATCGACATGCCGGTGATGCGCTCAAATAAAGTCGCGGAAAGGATCACATCGGTTTTCTTGCCGGCGGTGTCGAGCAAGTGCGCGCGCACTACCCGCAGCACCAGTTCGAAACCGGTGCCGATCAGCAGCCCGATCGACAGCACCCATAAGGTCGACGTGGCCTGATTGGGCACCACGCGGTCGTAGGTCTGCATGACGAACAGCGGCACCATCAGGCCTAACAGGTTGATCAGAAAACTGGCGAGGATCGCGTCGCTGTAGAGCCATTTCGACAGCTTCAGGGTGTCGCGAAACCACGCATGCACTCGCGGTACCAGCGGTGAGCGCAGGTCTTCGAGTTCGTGGCGTGGCCGGGCGAACAAGGCCTGGCCGCTGTAGTGTTCGGCAAGTTCTTCGCGGCTTACCCATTGTTCGCCGCCATCGGCTTCACTGGGCAGAATCAGTGCTTTGCCGTCATCGCCAAACCGTCGCAACACAGCTGTGCGACCGTCGTTAAGCAAGAGCAAAATCGGCAGGTTCAGTGGCGAGATGTCTTTCAACTCACGGCGCAACAGTCGCGCCTGCAAACCGGCCCGGGCGGCGGCGCGGGGCAGCAGATCCAGGCTCAGGCGTTGTTTGTTAAGGGGCAGCCCGGCACTCAGGCTGGCACGACTGACTGTCGCACCATGGAGTTTGCAGAGGATCAACAGACCGTCGAGTAACGGATCATCGAAGCTCAGCCGCGGATCGACCCCTACGTTACCGGGTTCCATGCTGGTCATATTGATCGCTCCCGTGAAACGGTGGCACTGGCTACACAAAACCTGAACGGAACGTTTGATCGTCTATCACCCCAATCGCGTGTAGGAGCTGCCGCAGGCTGCGATCTTTTGATCTTGATCATAAAAAACAACGTCAAAAGATCGCAGCCTGCGGCAGCTCCTACAGAGAGTTGGTTATTTCAATTCCGGCAGACGTGCTTCGTTCTTCACCTCGGTTGTGGCGATCGCATCGGCCGGCAGCACCACACGTTGCTTGCTCAGCAACTGACCCATGTTCGCCAGCACGCGGTACATCGAATATTCCTCGGTGTAGCGGATCTCGGTGTAGCGGCGGTTGGCGTTGTAGAGCTCGTTTTCACTGTCGAGCAGGTCGAGCAGGGTGCGTTGGCCGAGGCCGAACTGATCCTGATAGGCGGCGCGCACACGCTTGGTGGTCTCGGCGTATTCGCGGGCGGTCGGAGTCTGCTTCTTGGCGTTTTCCATGGCGTTCCAGGCCAGGCGAATGTTTTCGTTGAGCTGGCGCAGGGCGTTGTTGCGGATGTCCATCGCCTGATTGATATCGTGCGCGTTCGCCGCCAGACGCGCCTTGTCGCTGCCGCCACGGAACAGGTTGTAGTTCATCACCACACCCACACGCCATTCGTTGTCGTGGCCTTCGTCGCCCTGCACGTTGTTGTTCGCGCCGACTGCCGCTTCAGCATCAAAGCGTGGGTAGAACGGCGACTTGGCGACTTCGTACTGGCTCTCGGCCGACTGCACGTCAGCCTGGGCGGATTTCAGGTACGGGTTGTTGTCGACCATGCTTTGCTGTGCATCGCGCAGCCCTGGCGGCATTTCACCACGCGTCGAAGCG
The sequence above is drawn from the Pseudomonas sp. FP2196 genome and encodes:
- a CDS encoding type I secretion system permease/ATPase translates to MTSMEPGNVGVDPRLSFDDPLLDGLLILCKLHGATVSRASLSAGLPLNKQRLSLDLLPRAAARAGLQARLLRRELKDISPLNLPILLLLNDGRTAVLRRFGDDGKALILPSEADGGEQWVSREELAEHYSGQALFARPRHELEDLRSPLVPRVHAWFRDTLKLSKWLYSDAILASFLINLLGLMVPLFVMQTYDRVVPNQATSTLWVLSIGLLIGTGFELVLRVVRAHLLDTAGKKTDVILSATLFERITGMSMKARPATIGGFAQSIHDFQGLREFLTAVTLTSLIDLPFVVLMLVVIGLLGGWLVVIPLLAFPLTIIFAMIIQVRLRDTVQKSLSLGAERQALLIETLGGLETLKACSAESERQHKWESTHGALTRLDSHARNLSALATNGTLFIQQFSGMATIVAGVYSIIAGNLSVGALVATYMLGSRVLAPLGQIAGLITRYQQAQLTMKSTDALMALPQERDGKQRPLERTQLQGALDVNGVTFHYNGQNAPALSNVSFSLKPGERVGIIGRSGSGKSTLARLVMGFYEPEEGQLLLDGLDLRQLDVADLRQQIGYVAHDLPLLAGSLRDNLTLGARYISDSRMLEVAELTGVTELARQHPQGFDRPVGERGQLLSGGQRQAVLLARALLLDPPIMLLDEPTSAMDNSSEDLLRQKLHGWVQGKTLLLVTHRTSMLSLVDRLLVLDNGRVVADGPKEAVIDALRKGRVGSAAV
- a CDS encoding TolC family outer membrane protein; the encoded protein is MRVLTPLCSAVLLAMACTSQAQAMNLTEAIQSTLATHPELASRVDARLSADEQVKVAKGGFYPSVDLNAAYGRGYSDNTNTRAFGNHNTEILNYTQSELRLRQMLFDGFNTANEVERTKGVSNSRAYYAQGTAQDLALRTIEVYLEVLKRRELVTLATNNLQAHLRVNDQIGLRTERGVGSTADSDQSVARKALAQNNLDTAEVDLADAESNFYSVVGRMPDELETPASTRGEMPPGLRDAQQSMVDNNPYLKSAQADVQSAESQYEVAKSPFYPRFDAEAAVGANNNVQGDEGHDNEWRVGVVMNYNLFRGGSDKARLAANAHDINQAMDIRNNALRQLNENIRLAWNAMENAKKQTPTAREYAETTKRVRAAYQDQFGLGQRTLLDLLDSENELYNANRRYTEIRYTEEYSMYRVLANMGQLLSKQRVVLPADAIATTEVKNEARLPELK
- the speB gene encoding agmatinase, with amino-acid sequence MDKILHQPLGGNEMPRFGGIATMLRLPHVPTAAGLDAAFVGVPLDIGTSLRPGTRFGPRDIRAESVMIRPYNMATGAAPFDSLSVADIGDVAINTFNLLDAVRIIEEAYDNILEHNVIPMTLGGDHTITLPILRAIHKKHGKVGLVHIDAHADVNDHMFGEKIAHGTTFRRAVEEGLLDCDRVVQIGLRAQGYTADDFNWSRDQGFRVVQAEECWHKSLAPLMAEVREKVGGGPVYLSFDIDGIDPAWAPGTGTPEIGGLTTIQAIEIVRGCQGLDLIGCDLVEVSPAYDTTGNTSLLAANLLYEMLCVLPGVVHR
- a CDS encoding LysR family transcriptional regulator: MANALPDLKLLRIFVSVVRHQGFANAQQELNLSTSAISTYMSQLEAALGLVLCHRGRGGFSLTSKGELFHQETLRLLAELEGFEQYAAALKGELRGTLNLGVIDSTVSDKALPFAEAIGAYSQEHPAVHLHLSVMSPYELQLGVQDNRLDLAIGAFSTRMSGLVYMPLYREQHWLYCSSRHPLFNERRIPEQVITQQRMVGRGYWSQAELARHGFKHSAATVESMEAQLILVLSGAYIGYLPEHYAQAWADKGDLRVLLPATFGYQAPFSMIMRRGRSREPLIQTFRDLLKAQLNQA
- a CDS encoding HlyD family type I secretion periplasmic adaptor subunit, yielding MSAASDGKSRGYFDSFGKSAEAEFMPETAGASLQDSPRWSRITVWLAAGLLISALVWAKFAVLEEVTMGEGKAIPSSKVQVIQNLEGGIVTELFVREGQMVNKGDTLLRLDDTRFRSNKGESEADRYALTAQVERLSAESEGRPFKLSDEVIAKAPQVAEDERSLYEQRQRRLASEQRTLSEQLRQKTQELAEFRSKQGQFSSSLALLQQEMNMSEPLVKTGAVSPVEILRLKRSAVEIRGSLNATTLAIPRAESAIAEIRSKIDESEQTFRSEAAKELNEKRTDLSKITASSIAIDDRVSRTTVTSPVRGVIKQMKVNTIGGVVQPGSDMVEIVPLEDNLLIEAKVRPQDVAFLHPGQKAMVKFSAYDYTIYGGLSAKLELIGADTITDDKGNSFYLIQVRTDKNHLGGDAKPLLIIPGMVATVDIITGEKSVLDYLLKPVLKARTEAMRER
- a CDS encoding tRNA-uridine aminocarboxypropyltransferase, encoding MSRPQCPRCLRPQTHCLCALIPSLDSRTRVLLLQHPSEVSHALNTARLAALGLTNAELIVGEVFEDLPTLLNRPGYQARLLFPADDAQPMQAYGESEQPLLLVVPDGTWRKARKMLHLNPLLAALPRVTLAEGGVSRYRLRKAPGPGALSTVEAIVQALQTLEPSASFEPLLKPFEALIEGQIAAMGAETFQRNHAEK